One part of the Natronosalvus amylolyticus genome encodes these proteins:
- the katG gene encoding catalase/peroxidase HPI, which translates to MAGSNQDWWPNKLNLEPLDQNDRPVDPMGEEFDYAEAFESLDYDEVKADIEEALRTSQDWWPADYGHYGPLIIRMAWHSAGTYRTSDGRGGASGGRQRFAPLNAWPDNVNLDKARRVLWPVKQKYGRKLSWADLLVLSGNVALESMGFETYGFAGGREDDFEPDKGVDWGPEEEMMGDERHDEEGNLEGDLAADHMGLIYVNPEGPGGDPDPEESAKYIRQSFKRMAMNDEETVALIAGGHEFGKVHGAAPDDNLGPDPEEAPIDMQGLGWENEYGTGKGDDTITSGLEGPWTQSPIEWNHDFLSNLFEYEWELDESPAGAYQWTPVDEEAQESAPAAHDPEGSQTPMMLTTDIALKADPDYREISKRFYENPEELEEAFAKAWYKLIHRDLGPSDRFLGPEVPEEEFLWQDPIPEVDHELIGEGEISELKTAILESDLSVSQLVKTAWASASTYRDSDKRGGANGARLRLEPQKSWEVNEPEELALVLETLETIQEDFNGSRSDDVRVSMADLIVLGGAAAIEQAAKDAGYDVEVPFEPGRTDATPEQTDVESFEWLEPDADGFRNYYTEGDVMDRTAEELLVDKADLLSLSAPETTVLVGGMRALDANYQGSDLGVFTDEPETLNNDFFETVLDMQYEWEAADGDEEVFELRNRETDEVEYTGSRVDLVFGSNSRLRAIAEVYGASDGEEQFVHDFVDAWSKVMQLDRFDLE; encoded by the coding sequence ATGGCTGGATCCAACCAAGACTGGTGGCCAAACAAGCTGAACCTCGAACCTCTCGACCAGAACGATCGTCCCGTCGATCCGATGGGCGAGGAGTTCGATTACGCCGAAGCGTTCGAATCACTCGACTACGACGAGGTGAAAGCAGACATCGAGGAGGCACTGCGGACGTCACAGGACTGGTGGCCGGCCGACTATGGCCACTACGGCCCGCTGATCATCCGAATGGCCTGGCACAGCGCGGGGACCTATCGAACCAGCGACGGGCGTGGCGGCGCATCCGGTGGCCGACAGCGCTTTGCCCCGCTTAACGCCTGGCCGGACAACGTCAATCTCGACAAGGCCCGCCGCGTACTCTGGCCGGTCAAACAGAAGTACGGACGCAAACTCTCGTGGGCCGACCTGCTGGTTCTCTCGGGGAACGTCGCGCTGGAATCGATGGGCTTCGAAACCTACGGCTTCGCCGGCGGACGCGAAGATGACTTCGAACCCGACAAGGGCGTCGACTGGGGGCCAGAAGAGGAGATGATGGGCGACGAGCGCCACGACGAGGAAGGAAACCTCGAGGGCGACCTCGCCGCCGACCACATGGGACTCATTTACGTAAACCCTGAAGGACCTGGTGGCGACCCCGATCCGGAAGAGTCGGCAAAGTACATCCGCCAGTCGTTCAAGCGGATGGCGATGAACGACGAGGAGACGGTCGCACTCATCGCTGGCGGCCACGAGTTCGGAAAAGTTCACGGCGCTGCGCCCGACGACAATCTCGGTCCGGATCCGGAAGAGGCACCGATCGATATGCAGGGCCTGGGCTGGGAGAACGAGTACGGCACGGGCAAGGGTGACGATACGATCACCAGCGGTCTCGAGGGCCCGTGGACCCAGTCACCAATCGAGTGGAACCACGACTTCCTCTCGAACCTGTTCGAGTACGAGTGGGAACTCGACGAGAGCCCCGCCGGTGCCTACCAGTGGACGCCGGTCGACGAGGAGGCACAGGAGTCCGCGCCGGCCGCCCACGATCCAGAGGGCAGCCAGACGCCGATGATGCTCACGACGGACATCGCGCTCAAAGCGGACCCCGACTATCGTGAGATTTCGAAGCGCTTCTACGAGAACCCGGAGGAACTCGAGGAAGCGTTCGCGAAAGCCTGGTACAAGCTGATCCACCGTGACCTTGGTCCGTCGGACCGGTTCCTCGGCCCCGAGGTCCCAGAAGAGGAGTTCCTGTGGCAAGATCCCATCCCGGAGGTCGACCACGAACTGATCGGCGAGGGTGAAATCTCCGAACTCAAGACGGCGATTCTCGAGTCGGACCTGTCGGTCTCCCAATTGGTCAAAACCGCCTGGGCGTCGGCATCCACCTACCGTGACAGCGACAAACGCGGTGGCGCAAACGGTGCCCGTCTGCGTCTCGAACCACAGAAGAGCTGGGAGGTCAACGAACCCGAAGAGCTGGCACTCGTCCTCGAAACCCTCGAGACGATCCAGGAAGACTTCAACGGCTCGCGCTCCGACGACGTTCGCGTCTCGATGGCTGACCTGATCGTGTTGGGTGGCGCTGCAGCCATCGAGCAGGCTGCCAAAGATGCCGGCTACGACGTGGAGGTGCCGTTCGAACCGGGCCGCACCGACGCGACGCCGGAACAGACCGACGTCGAGTCCTTCGAGTGGCTCGAGCCGGACGCCGACGGCTTCCGTAACTACTACACCGAAGGTGACGTCATGGACCGCACGGCTGAGGAGTTGCTGGTCGATAAAGCCGATCTCCTCTCGCTGTCGGCGCCGGAAACGACGGTTCTCGTCGGCGGTATGCGCGCACTGGATGCAAACTACCAAGGCTCCGACCTCGGTGTCTTCACCGACGAACCCGAAACGCTGAACAACGACTTCTTCGAGACCGTCCTCGACATGCAATACGAGTGGGAAGCGGCTGACGGTGACGAGGAGGTCTTCGAACTGCGCAACCGCGAAACCGACGAAGTCGAGTACACCGGCTCTCGCGTCGATCTCGTCTTCGGTTCGAACTCCCGACTTCGAGCCATCGCGGAAGTCTACGGTGCCAGCGACGGTGAGGAGCAATTCGTCCACGACTTCGTAGACGCCTGGAGCAAGGTCATGCAACTCGACCGCTTCGACCTCGAGTAA
- a CDS encoding PQQ-binding-like beta-propeller repeat protein has translation MNRRTFLAGLGAGGFTIVSGCQGVGFTSGENRLQWKFETGDIVTSVPAVDGELVYTGSRDGSVYAVDMDSGNEAWQFKTNESVAGSPTVVQEHVYVGSWDGHIYAITSEDGEKEWAFDTGGYVGATPTVDDDTVFIGSGCSKTLFALTQNIGEPEWRFEPPQDDILSRVVLGEELLYFGSNDGRVYAVRTETGQQEWSYATGNSVNSEIEQWADTLYIGSYDSHLYALNRHDGRREWSFETGDRVQSSPTVVDGSVYIGSADGNVYAIDAETGDENWRFETGGTILNSSPVITDDTLYIGAGGSTAAGIYALDIESGDQRWMFETGGTVHDSPTLVDGTLYFGSNDDHLYAVSV, from the coding sequence ATGAACCGCCGTACATTCCTCGCTGGTCTCGGTGCTGGCGGATTCACAATCGTAAGCGGGTGTCAAGGGGTCGGGTTCACCAGTGGCGAGAATCGTCTGCAGTGGAAGTTTGAAACGGGCGATATTGTTACGTCAGTTCCTGCGGTGGATGGGGAACTCGTCTATACTGGAAGTCGAGACGGGTCAGTGTATGCAGTTGACATGGACTCCGGCAACGAAGCGTGGCAATTCAAGACAAACGAAAGCGTCGCTGGGTCTCCAACAGTCGTACAGGAACACGTTTACGTTGGTAGTTGGGATGGTCACATCTACGCAATCACCAGTGAAGACGGTGAGAAAGAGTGGGCATTTGACACTGGAGGATACGTCGGTGCAACGCCGACAGTCGATGACGATACGGTTTTTATTGGCAGCGGTTGTAGCAAGACACTCTTTGCACTTACCCAGAATATTGGTGAACCGGAATGGCGGTTTGAACCGCCACAGGATGACATCCTTTCGAGGGTAGTCCTCGGCGAGGAACTGCTGTACTTTGGTTCCAACGACGGGAGGGTGTATGCTGTTCGTACTGAAACCGGACAACAGGAATGGAGTTATGCTACCGGTAACTCCGTAAATAGCGAGATCGAACAGTGGGCTGACACCCTCTACATCGGGAGTTACGATTCGCATCTGTATGCACTAAACCGACATGATGGGAGACGAGAATGGTCGTTCGAGACGGGTGACCGTGTCCAGTCTTCTCCCACTGTGGTTGATGGGAGTGTCTATATTGGAAGTGCTGATGGGAACGTCTACGCGATTGACGCCGAAACAGGTGACGAGAACTGGCGGTTCGAAACTGGTGGCACGATTTTAAATTCGTCACCAGTAATCACAGACGACACACTCTATATCGGGGCTGGAGGATCCACCGCAGCCGGCATATACGCACTGGACATCGAATCAGGTGACCAGAGATGGATGTTCGAAACAGGTGGAACAGTGCACGATTCACCGACGCTCGTAGATGGGACGCTCTATTTTGGAAGCAATGATGATCATCTCTACGCGGTATCAGTTTGA
- a CDS encoding CBS domain-containing protein: protein MDIADIVSKDYVEFTPETPVSKLVGTFTDADVKGVVIYGDEYEGVITRRQLATSHRQPDEKLSSLVWHVPRLTPNQDIRNVAQLMIDSDSQLLPVFEGEQFLGVVTVDGILEKVEPFLDAATVAEAHSADLVSVAPSTTLGKALKTLREHRITHLPVVENDTAAGILSLYDVTDLVVRSEVQSQGGDAGGTDPFGGEISSSTARARRGGYGAREGESARMLELPVRDVMVSPVRTIEPAATLDDAVDEMFAIDASSLIVTDDGSPHGILTKTDVLGSLTWEAGGNRGVQVYGTDLIDDITYDDIVAMVDKFDDRDHGMSVLDAKVHLQEHKETRRGRPLLLARVRLHTDNGQYIASGEGYGARQAINEARDILERQIRDEKTYGRTKKPPGEAFWEKRFGWLLEE from the coding sequence ATGGATATTGCCGACATCGTTTCGAAAGACTACGTCGAATTCACTCCTGAAACGCCCGTCTCGAAACTGGTCGGGACGTTCACCGACGCCGACGTCAAAGGCGTCGTCATCTACGGTGACGAGTACGAAGGCGTCATCACCAGACGGCAACTCGCCACCTCACACCGCCAGCCTGACGAAAAGCTCAGCTCCCTCGTCTGGCACGTCCCCCGGCTCACACCGAACCAGGACATCAGAAACGTCGCCCAGCTCATGATCGATAGCGACTCGCAACTACTCCCCGTCTTCGAAGGGGAGCAGTTTCTCGGCGTCGTCACCGTCGATGGTATCCTCGAGAAAGTCGAACCCTTCCTCGACGCGGCAACCGTCGCGGAAGCCCACTCGGCAGACCTCGTATCCGTTGCCCCCTCGACCACGCTCGGGAAAGCCCTCAAAACGCTCCGGGAACACCGCATCACCCACCTCCCGGTCGTGGAAAACGACACGGCCGCGGGCATCCTGAGTCTCTACGACGTCACAGACCTGGTCGTCCGTTCCGAGGTACAGAGCCAGGGCGGCGACGCCGGCGGCACCGACCCCTTCGGCGGGGAGATATCCTCGAGTACCGCTCGAGCACGTCGTGGTGGCTACGGCGCACGGGAGGGTGAATCCGCACGAATGCTCGAGCTTCCGGTCCGGGACGTGATGGTATCGCCCGTCCGGACCATCGAGCCGGCCGCCACGCTCGATGACGCCGTCGACGAGATGTTCGCTATCGACGCCTCCTCGCTGATCGTGACCGACGACGGCTCGCCACACGGGATTCTCACGAAGACAGACGTCCTCGGGTCGCTCACCTGGGAGGCCGGTGGCAACCGTGGGGTCCAGGTGTACGGCACGGACCTGATCGACGACATCACCTACGACGATATCGTCGCGATGGTCGACAAGTTCGACGACCGAGACCACGGGATGTCCGTCCTCGACGCGAAGGTCCATCTCCAGGAACACAAGGAGACCCGACGCGGCCGACCCCTGCTGCTCGCACGCGTCCGGTTGCATACGGACAACGGTCAGTACATCGCCTCGGGCGAAGGCTACGGCGCTCGCCAGGCGATTAACGAGGCTCGAGATATACTCGAGCGCCAGATCCGCGACGAGAAGACCTACGGCCGCACCAAGAAGCCACCGGGTGAGGCGTTCTGGGAGAAACGCTTTGGCTGGTTGCTCGAGGAGTGA
- a CDS encoding ABC transporter ATP-binding protein, with amino-acid sequence MSRDALFELENVSKHFIDNDTLLNKLHPNRSHTSVRAVDGVSLTVHDGEILGLVGESGCGKSTLSRVALRLLEPTGGDVYYKDENITELGSRQLTEFRSEAQMIFQDPFASLNPRYTVAKTLTEPMKVHGIGDSKAERRAKAADLIERVGLSAQFLDRSPHEFSGGQRQRISIGRALAVEPQLVIADEPVSALDVSVQAQILNLLDGLQEEMGLSMLFISHDLSVVRRICDRVAVMYLGEIVEVAPTRELFRNPKHPYTQALLSSVPIPDPTVEREAIKLVGDVPTPIDPPSGCRFHPRCPKVIPPDDWSGTHGAWRALLQFKTRLKDEEVEPKAVREQLEAKQDSVSDEDVADAIYRENILESEVADADSKLPEDVDTAVTDAIDALLQGDRKRAVGQLEAYESVCETQEPAEVERSATARVACHLEDDQVTVPTAGTPGTAKDDVAVGTASESHD; translated from the coding sequence ATGAGCCGCGATGCACTCTTCGAACTCGAGAACGTCAGCAAGCACTTCATCGATAACGATACGCTGTTGAACAAACTGCACCCCAACCGGAGCCACACGAGCGTCAGGGCAGTCGACGGGGTGAGTTTAACCGTCCACGATGGTGAAATCCTCGGTCTGGTCGGTGAATCAGGCTGTGGGAAGAGCACGCTCTCCCGTGTCGCCTTGCGCTTGCTCGAGCCCACCGGCGGAGACGTCTACTACAAAGACGAAAATATCACCGAACTGGGCAGCCGACAGCTAACGGAGTTCCGGAGTGAGGCGCAGATGATCTTCCAGGATCCGTTCGCCTCGCTGAACCCACGGTACACCGTCGCAAAGACGCTTACAGAGCCGATGAAGGTACACGGCATCGGAGATTCGAAGGCAGAGCGCCGTGCAAAGGCGGCAGACCTCATCGAACGCGTCGGTTTGAGTGCGCAGTTCCTGGATCGGAGCCCACACGAGTTCTCCGGCGGCCAGCGCCAACGGATTTCGATCGGTCGCGCACTGGCCGTCGAACCCCAGCTGGTCATTGCAGACGAACCGGTGTCAGCGCTCGACGTGAGCGTGCAGGCACAGATCCTGAACCTGCTCGACGGACTCCAGGAGGAGATGGGGCTCTCGATGTTGTTCATCTCTCACGACCTGAGTGTCGTCCGTCGAATTTGTGATCGGGTCGCCGTCATGTACCTTGGAGAAATCGTCGAGGTAGCACCGACGAGAGAGCTCTTCAGAAACCCGAAACACCCATACACGCAGGCGCTTCTCTCGAGTGTGCCGATTCCGGACCCGACGGTCGAACGGGAGGCGATCAAGCTCGTCGGCGACGTGCCGACGCCCATCGATCCGCCCAGTGGCTGTCGGTTCCACCCGCGCTGTCCGAAGGTGATTCCGCCGGACGACTGGTCCGGGACACACGGCGCTTGGCGGGCGCTCTTGCAGTTCAAAACACGACTCAAAGACGAGGAGGTCGAACCGAAAGCCGTCCGCGAACAGCTCGAGGCCAAACAGGACTCAGTGAGCGACGAGGACGTCGCAGACGCCATCTATCGCGAAAATATCCTCGAAAGCGAAGTAGCCGATGCCGACAGCAAGTTACCCGAAGACGTCGACACCGCCGTTACCGACGCGATCGATGCCCTGCTCCAGGGCGATCGAAAGCGAGCCGTCGGTCAACTCGAGGCCTACGAGAGCGTCTGTGAAACGCAGGAACCGGCTGAAGTCGAGCGATCGGCAACCGCACGAGTAGCCTGCCATCTCGAGGACGACCAGGTGACTGTTCCGACTGCGGGAACTCCTGGGACGGCCAAAGACGATGTAGCTGTGGGGACGGCCAGTGAGAGTCATGACTGA
- a CDS encoding ABC transporter ATP-binding protein, translating to MSSENNDQPMTNRTRTDAVSRADTGKHGRYSTPPEEGETSLFADPDEPLLAVRDMRTYFDTDEGTVKASDGVSFDIQPGEIVGLVGESGCGKSVTSRSLMRLIQSPGYNPSGELNFDGLDLMDLSKEEIRQVRGNRISMIFQEPMSALNPVFDIGWQVGEPLRVHEGLKKKAAREEAVELMRKVGIPSPEERVDDYPHQFSGGMRQRAMISMALACKPELLIADEPTTSLDVTIEAQILELIQELNEAQDMAVLIVTHDLGVVAETCDKVAVMYAGRIVEYADVETIFADPRHPYTKGLLNCIPDPRSDDQDLSPIEGQVPDLADPPEGCNFADRCPYATPECETTDPRLREVDDDHLSACIWEDPQ from the coding sequence ATGAGCAGCGAGAACAACGATCAGCCAATGACGAACCGGACCAGGACGGACGCAGTCTCCAGAGCCGATACGGGCAAACACGGCCGATACAGCACGCCACCCGAGGAAGGAGAGACGTCGTTGTTTGCCGACCCGGACGAGCCACTGCTCGCGGTTCGAGACATGCGAACGTACTTCGATACCGACGAGGGGACGGTCAAAGCGTCCGACGGCGTCTCTTTCGATATTCAACCCGGAGAGATCGTCGGCCTCGTCGGTGAATCCGGCTGTGGCAAAAGCGTCACCAGTCGGTCGCTAATGCGGTTGATCCAGTCACCAGGGTACAATCCCAGTGGCGAACTCAACTTCGACGGTCTCGATCTGATGGATCTTTCGAAAGAAGAGATCCGACAGGTTCGGGGCAACCGCATCTCGATGATCTTTCAGGAACCGATGTCCGCCCTGAACCCGGTGTTCGACATCGGCTGGCAGGTGGGTGAACCGCTTCGTGTCCACGAGGGGCTGAAGAAGAAAGCCGCCCGTGAGGAGGCAGTCGAACTGATGCGCAAAGTTGGGATTCCGAGTCCCGAAGAGCGCGTCGACGACTACCCACACCAGTTCTCCGGCGGAATGCGCCAGCGTGCGATGATCTCGATGGCGCTCGCGTGTAAGCCAGAGCTGTTGATCGCCGACGAACCGACGACGTCGCTCGACGTGACGATCGAGGCACAGATTCTGGAACTGATCCAGGAACTCAACGAAGCACAGGATATGGCCGTCCTGATCGTAACGCACGACCTCGGTGTCGTCGCCGAAACCTGTGATAAAGTCGCCGTCATGTACGCCGGGCGCATCGTCGAGTACGCCGACGTCGAGACGATCTTTGCCGACCCGCGCCATCCATATACCAAAGGGTTGCTCAACTGCATCCCGGATCCCCGAAGCGACGACCAGGACCTCTCACCCATCGAAGGACAGGTCCCGGATCTCGCCGATCCACCAGAAGGGTGTAACTTCGCCGATCGGTGCCCGTATGCGACGCCGGAGTGTGAGACGACAGACCCACGCCTCCGCGAAGTAGACGACGACCACCTCAGTGCCTGTATCTGGGAGGACCCACAATGA
- a CDS encoding ABC transporter permease, with the protein MSSETKVYEQPSIGERLYQRWDWATSVYGRLDLSAKVSFWIVLALVVIAILAPEIAPYEPAQEHYDRSLVGPSLQHPLGTDLTGRDILSRMIYGARISLFVGISAVTIAMAIGIPIGSIAGYVGGWTDEVLMRAMDILISFPALVIALALVGTLGASLQNVILVIGVVYSPQYARLIRGEVLSVKEEEYVEAARNTGLSNTKIVTKHVIPNSMAPVLVQATFHVATAILFEASLSFLGLGIQPPTATWGVMIADGRNYLPSEWWISTFPGIAIMIVVLAFNLLGDGLRDEFDPRDETQGGPNT; encoded by the coding sequence GTGTCGAGTGAAACGAAGGTTTACGAACAGCCCTCCATCGGGGAACGGCTCTACCAGCGGTGGGACTGGGCAACGTCCGTATACGGGCGGCTCGACCTATCAGCTAAGGTGTCGTTCTGGATCGTCCTGGCGCTAGTCGTTATCGCGATTCTCGCACCCGAGATTGCGCCGTACGAACCGGCACAGGAACACTACGATCGGTCACTGGTCGGTCCATCACTCCAGCATCCGTTAGGAACCGACCTCACGGGCCGAGACATCCTCTCGCGGATGATTTACGGGGCCCGAATCTCACTGTTCGTTGGCATCTCTGCCGTCACCATCGCGATGGCGATCGGTATCCCCATCGGTTCGATCGCTGGCTACGTCGGCGGCTGGACTGACGAAGTCCTCATGCGTGCGATGGACATCCTGATTTCGTTCCCGGCACTCGTCATCGCACTCGCACTGGTTGGCACCCTCGGGGCGAGTTTACAGAACGTTATTCTCGTTATCGGAGTGGTGTACTCACCACAGTATGCCCGACTCATACGCGGAGAGGTACTCTCTGTCAAAGAAGAGGAGTACGTGGAGGCAGCCAGAAACACCGGGCTCAGTAACACCAAAATCGTCACCAAGCACGTTATTCCGAACTCGATGGCACCGGTGCTCGTGCAGGCCACGTTCCACGTCGCGACTGCGATTCTGTTCGAGGCTTCGCTCTCGTTCCTGGGCCTCGGTATTCAGCCACCCACAGCAACCTGGGGGGTTATGATTGCCGACGGACGGAACTACCTGCCCAGTGAGTGGTGGATTTCGACGTTCCCCGGTATCGCCATCATGATCGTCGTGCTCGCGTTCAACCTGCTTGGCGACGGGCTACGAGACGAGTTCGACCCACGTGACGAGACGCAAGGAGGGCCAAATACATGA
- a CDS encoding ABC transporter permease produces the protein MGLGNYVLKRLLLLIPVLLGVSVIVFLLMKITPGDPVTTLLPPEARSPENIRRLEQRLGVGDPIYIQYLNWLENAIQGDLGQSYSTREPVVRMIAISIWPTVQLAIVALAVATLIAIPMGVLGAVYKDTWVDHIGRVFAFLGISMPSFWLGIMVILIFSLFWRGWFGFQLIPSGGYAGPSDGFVTWMRHVLPPGITLGVGYAALTARLTRSSMVEVLNEEFVETARAKGVKEKSVIMIHTFRNSLIPVVTVMGLQIGFLMNGAIVVEQVFQWPGIGLLLYDAVISTDIPLLQGVVLFVAVVFVISNLVVDVLYAYLDPRIKYE, from the coding sequence ATGGGATTAGGTAATTACGTACTCAAACGACTCCTCCTGTTGATTCCGGTGCTTTTGGGAGTGTCCGTCATCGTTTTTCTGTTGATGAAAATCACGCCGGGTGATCCGGTGACGACACTCTTGCCACCGGAAGCACGCTCGCCGGAGAACATCCGTCGACTGGAACAACGCCTCGGCGTCGGCGATCCAATTTACATCCAGTACCTGAACTGGCTCGAGAACGCGATTCAGGGAGATCTGGGACAATCGTACAGCACCCGTGAACCAGTGGTACGGATGATCGCCATTTCGATCTGGCCGACGGTCCAGTTGGCAATCGTCGCATTGGCCGTCGCGACACTCATCGCGATTCCGATGGGTGTCCTCGGTGCCGTGTACAAAGACACCTGGGTCGACCACATCGGGCGCGTGTTCGCGTTCCTCGGGATCAGCATGCCGTCGTTCTGGCTTGGCATCATGGTGATACTTATATTTTCGCTGTTCTGGCGTGGCTGGTTCGGCTTCCAGTTAATTCCCTCTGGCGGGTACGCGGGCCCCTCTGACGGGTTCGTCACCTGGATGCGACACGTCCTCCCGCCGGGAATCACGCTCGGCGTCGGATACGCTGCGCTTACCGCCAGGCTCACTCGCTCGTCGATGGTCGAAGTCCTCAACGAGGAGTTCGTCGAAACCGCTCGAGCGAAGGGGGTCAAAGAAAAGTCAGTCATCATGATCCACACGTTCCGTAACTCGCTTATTCCCGTCGTCACCGTGATGGGGCTACAAATCGGATTTCTGATGAATGGCGCCATCGTCGTTGAGCAGGTGTTCCAGTGGCCCGGAATCGGACTGTTGCTCTACGACGCCGTTATTTCAACTGACATTCCATTACTGCAAGGAGTCGTATTATTCGTCGCTGTCGTGTTCGTCATTTCGAACCTCGTCGTCGACGTACTGTATGCGTATCTAGACCCACGAATCAAATATGAGTAA
- a CDS encoding ABC transporter substrate-binding protein produces MATDNDVNRRQFLRASGAGAAVGATMLAGCMGGDDSDDGNGGNGGDDDITVSDDDQTTSEADDIERGGTLVVGLSQDPRTLNPHLGDDSGTSAIADQIANRLVRTDQTGEIIPDLASDWEVNDELTEYTFQLHEGVQFHGDYGEADAEAVVDNFHKIILDEEYGAFAASDYEGTLFTVDDDGNIQDHPEDTIYASGDYEVTFDMLEADASFLFALADYRSSILPVDAIEEHGDDFGSTSVGTWATGAFQFVEGQDNSHYELEANPDYFKETDAGQLPYLDGVRYEIIVESSVRNTQVQTGEIHLDHQVTASDVEGLQDADDVEVRTRAGTDQSNLYVNTRNFEPFTDVRVRQALSHAVNREAIAEVQWDGLAEPAYNIFPEWHWAYDDDAVTRYEHDVERAQELLDEAGHSDLEFTARVTNESQFTDHATILQQNLAQAGIDMNIETMEKWTAWGPFLPDSWDNDPVGPPEDDHALVESIGYGFDADMYAYLTYYTGEFFNSSFYSDEQVDEWLDETRRVADQERREELYSNVQEQVTAEIPQIYTIWQNRTHAIREEVNDYILRPNGMPAFEEIWLTQE; encoded by the coding sequence ATGGCGACAGATAACGATGTGAACCGACGGCAGTTCCTGCGAGCATCCGGTGCGGGGGCCGCAGTGGGTGCAACGATGTTGGCTGGTTGTATGGGCGGGGACGATAGTGACGATGGAAACGGTGGCAACGGCGGCGACGACGACATCACCGTCAGCGACGACGACCAGACCACGTCCGAAGCCGATGATATCGAACGTGGCGGAACGCTCGTGGTCGGTCTCAGTCAGGACCCGCGGACGTTGAATCCACACCTGGGAGACGACTCCGGGACCTCGGCGATCGCAGACCAGATCGCGAACCGACTCGTGCGTACTGACCAGACTGGTGAGATTATCCCGGACCTCGCCAGTGACTGGGAGGTCAACGACGAACTCACTGAATACACGTTCCAGTTGCACGAAGGCGTCCAGTTCCACGGCGACTACGGCGAGGCAGACGCCGAAGCGGTCGTCGACAACTTCCACAAAATCATTCTGGACGAAGAGTACGGCGCGTTCGCCGCCTCCGATTACGAGGGGACGCTGTTTACGGTCGACGACGACGGAAACATCCAGGACCATCCGGAAGACACGATTTACGCCAGCGGTGACTACGAAGTCACCTTCGACATGCTCGAGGCTGACGCCTCGTTCCTCTTCGCCCTGGCCGATTATCGCTCGAGCATCCTGCCCGTCGACGCTATAGAAGAACACGGCGACGACTTCGGCTCGACCAGCGTTGGTACCTGGGCGACGGGTGCCTTCCAGTTCGTCGAGGGCCAGGACAACAGTCACTACGAACTCGAGGCGAACCCCGACTATTTCAAAGAGACCGACGCAGGACAGCTCCCGTATCTCGACGGCGTTCGCTACGAGATTATCGTCGAATCCAGCGTCCGCAACACGCAGGTCCAGACCGGCGAAATCCACCTCGACCACCAGGTGACGGCCTCGGACGTGGAGGGACTGCAGGACGCTGACGATGTCGAAGTCCGGACCCGTGCGGGCACCGACCAGTCGAACCTCTACGTCAACACGCGGAACTTCGAGCCGTTCACCGACGTTCGCGTTCGGCAGGCACTGTCTCATGCAGTCAATCGGGAGGCAATCGCCGAAGTGCAGTGGGACGGCCTCGCTGAACCCGCGTACAACATCTTCCCCGAATGGCACTGGGCCTACGACGACGACGCCGTCACTCGCTACGAACACGACGTCGAACGCGCTCAGGAACTACTCGATGAAGCCGGCCACAGTGATCTCGAGTTCACCGCGCGCGTAACCAACGAATCGCAGTTTACCGACCACGCGACGATTCTCCAGCAGAACCTCGCACAGGCTGGAATCGACATGAACATCGAAACCATGGAGAAGTGGACGGCCTGGGGGCCGTTCCTGCCTGACTCGTGGGACAACGACCCGGTCGGGCCACCGGAAGACGACCACGCGCTCGTCGAATCCATCGGCTACGGGTTCGACGCCGATATGTACGCGTACCTCACCTACTACACGGGCGAGTTCTTCAACTCCTCGTTCTACAGCGACGAACAGGTCGACGAGTGGCTCGACGAAACCCGGCGTGTGGCCGATCAGGAGCGACGCGAGGAACTCTACTCGAACGTGCAAGAACAGGTTACCGCGGAGATTCCACAGATTTACACTATCTGGCAAAACCGCACGCACGCCATTCGAGAGGAGGTCAACGACTACATCCTTCGACCGAACGGGATGCCCGCGTTCGAGGAGATCTGGCTCACGCAGGAATAA